One Verrucomicrobiota bacterium DNA window includes the following coding sequences:
- a CDS encoding efflux RND transporter periplasmic adaptor subunit, translating to MATSRPKLALKWGLLGTGVLVWVSAIAFLIVGGLFQAGPKAEKKERVVVPPAVRILTLQAGEEKPQISTQGFVEPRQQTALAVQVSGRVERVHPNFEAGGVFRQGEVLVSLEKEDYQAQWEQARSDLAEAKLTLELERARAEQAARDWKRLGQGEASSLTLREPQLRSAVARVKAAEANVASAARNLERTEIRAPYDCRVLAQDADVGAFLSPGMMVGTVYSVADFEIRLPVSLEDYGFLARDEEGKLEASVHFEGEVGGQVVRWEGRVLREEGALERETLSKYLVAKVQPNQEAPFGLEWPAVGFFLRAVVEGQALQGVSVVPRVALNQEDQVMVVDAENRLRFRDVEILRSQRETVYVSGGLKAGERIILSRLQAPIEGMEVNVAEEVDLEGNVLGPKEGPQMADAA from the coding sequence ATGGCAACGTCACGACCAAAATTGGCCCTCAAGTGGGGGCTTCTCGGAACCGGAGTGCTCGTCTGGGTAAGCGCCATCGCCTTTCTCATCGTGGGCGGACTCTTCCAGGCAGGACCCAAGGCCGAGAAGAAGGAGCGAGTGGTGGTCCCTCCGGCTGTCCGGATCTTGACGCTCCAAGCAGGTGAGGAGAAGCCCCAGATTTCGACCCAGGGGTTCGTAGAACCTCGGCAGCAGACCGCCCTGGCGGTGCAAGTCAGTGGTCGGGTCGAAAGGGTCCACCCGAACTTTGAGGCGGGGGGGGTCTTTCGGCAGGGTGAGGTGCTGGTGAGTTTGGAAAAAGAAGACTACCAAGCCCAATGGGAGCAGGCCCGCTCGGACTTGGCGGAGGCCAAGCTCACTTTGGAGTTGGAGCGAGCGCGGGCCGAGCAGGCGGCTCGGGATTGGAAGCGGCTCGGCCAAGGAGAGGCCTCTTCTTTGACTTTACGCGAGCCTCAGCTCCGGAGCGCGGTGGCCCGGGTCAAGGCGGCGGAGGCCAATGTGGCCTCGGCGGCCCGCAATCTGGAGCGGACTGAGATCCGCGCGCCTTATGATTGCCGGGTGCTGGCCCAAGACGCCGATGTGGGGGCCTTCCTTTCCCCCGGCATGATGGTCGGCACGGTCTACTCGGTGGCTGACTTTGAGATTCGCCTGCCGGTCTCTCTGGAAGATTATGGGTTCCTGGCCCGGGACGAGGAGGGCAAGCTGGAAGCGTCTGTCCACTTCGAGGGCGAAGTGGGAGGCCAAGTGGTTCGCTGGGAGGGCCGGGTGCTGCGGGAAGAGGGGGCCCTGGAGCGGGAGACGCTTTCCAAGTATCTGGTGGCAAAGGTGCAGCCAAATCAGGAAGCGCCCTTCGGGCTGGAATGGCCGGCGGTGGGGTTCTTTCTGCGGGCGGTGGTGGAAGGGCAGGCCTTGCAGGGGGTGAGTGTGGTCCCGCGCGTGGCGCTCAATCAAGAGGACCAAGTCATGGTGGTGGATGCGGAGAATCGCCTGCGCTTTCGCGATGTGGAAATCCTGCGTTCGCAGCGGGAGACGGTCTATGTCTCGGGTGGGCTGAAGGCGGGGGAGCGGATTATTTTGAGTCGCTTGCAGGCCCCGATCGAAGGCATGGAGGTGAATGTGGCGGAAGAAGTGGACCTCGAAGGAAATGTCCTGGGCCCCAAGGAAGGCCCGCAAATGGCGGACGCCGCCTGA
- a CDS encoding TolC family protein, whose product MKASKSFLLGVSLVGSACVGSLQDIRMGKAQELTPERWFATTEGRAGVDHQWVERFGDKRLEALIGEALENNYDLKLAGLRVQQAEFTAKRAMSDLSPILNGGLDSSRRRQNFIGFPEFGGAGTQAPGEVLVNRNNSFGASLDLSWELDIWGRVRAGALGDTADAQAEGQELRAARSSLVAQVSKAWFALIEANQQVENAERSLQLTKETEQIIRDRFEMGQVDDQGTGTELRLAMSDSETQRARLNQLQRVKEDSLRQLEILLGRYPQGALGAGNRLPSAPAMPPAGLPSGLLLRRPDILAAERRYVGTKFRLTEAKRAFFPQFSLTGSAGTSTEDLDEILNSDFGIWSLAGNLTQPLFVGGRLTTEKRLRELADETAAVELQQTVLEAFREVETALAVERFLARQEEALYSALQLAEEASVESRRDYVEGVGDILTLLNAQGLVLSASSDWITVRRERLENRIDLHLALGGDYQAKKL is encoded by the coding sequence ATGAAAGCAAGTAAGAGCTTTTTGTTAGGAGTGTCTCTGGTGGGGTCGGCTTGCGTCGGATCCCTGCAAGACATCCGCATGGGAAAGGCGCAAGAGCTAACTCCGGAGCGGTGGTTTGCCACGACCGAGGGGCGGGCCGGCGTGGATCACCAATGGGTCGAGCGATTTGGGGACAAGCGGTTGGAAGCACTCATTGGGGAGGCGCTGGAGAATAATTACGACCTCAAGCTGGCCGGCCTCCGCGTGCAGCAGGCTGAATTCACGGCCAAGCGGGCCATGTCGGATCTCAGCCCCATTTTGAATGGGGGTTTGGATTCTTCGCGTCGGCGCCAGAATTTTATTGGCTTCCCAGAATTCGGGGGCGCGGGCACGCAGGCGCCGGGCGAGGTGCTGGTCAATCGCAACAATAGCTTCGGCGCTTCCCTGGATCTCAGTTGGGAGCTGGATATTTGGGGGCGGGTGCGGGCGGGCGCGCTGGGAGACACGGCGGACGCGCAGGCCGAAGGGCAGGAATTGCGCGCGGCCCGCAGCTCTCTCGTGGCGCAGGTGTCCAAGGCTTGGTTTGCTTTGATCGAGGCCAACCAGCAAGTCGAGAACGCGGAGAGAAGCTTGCAGCTGACCAAGGAGACGGAGCAAATCATTCGCGACCGGTTTGAGATGGGACAGGTGGACGACCAGGGAACGGGCACCGAGCTGCGCTTGGCCATGTCCGATTCAGAAACGCAGCGAGCTCGCCTGAACCAACTGCAAAGGGTCAAGGAAGACTCCCTGCGCCAACTGGAAATCTTGCTCGGGCGTTATCCCCAAGGCGCGCTCGGGGCGGGCAATCGGCTACCGAGCGCGCCTGCCATGCCGCCGGCGGGCCTGCCTTCGGGCTTGCTCCTGCGGCGGCCGGATATTTTGGCGGCCGAGCGACGATACGTCGGCACCAAATTTCGCCTGACGGAGGCCAAGCGGGCCTTTTTCCCGCAGTTCAGTCTGACCGGGAGTGCCGGGACTTCGACGGAGGACTTGGATGAGATCCTCAATAGCGATTTTGGGATTTGGAGTTTGGCCGGCAATTTGACGCAGCCGCTTTTTGTGGGCGGACGGCTCACGACGGAGAAGCGTCTTCGGGAGTTGGCGGACGAGACGGCGGCGGTGGAATTGCAACAGACGGTCTTAGAAGCTTTCCGGGAGGTGGAGACGGCCTTGGCAGTGGAGCGCTTCCTGGCACGGCAGGAGGAGGCGCTCTATTCGGCTCTCCAGCTGGCGGAGGAGGCATCGGTCGAGTCGCGCCGGGACTACGTGGAGGGAGTGGGAGACATTCTCACCCTTTTGAACGCCCAAGGGCTCGTTCTTTCGGCCAGTTCCGATTGGATCACGGTGCGCCGCGAGCGCCTCGAAAATCGCATCGACCTTCATTTGGCCCTGGGAGGCGATTACCAGGCTAAGAAATTGTAA
- a CDS encoding TetR/AcrR family transcriptional regulator, translated as MTTVSNEAEAGTRQRIMETAERLFAEQGFEAVSLRELTQEAEVNLAAVHYHFGGKEELIDQMTSRYMNWVNADRLALLEKLEERGEPAEVAEIVEAFLQPLRTVVSQSERSEAIFYKFMGRCISERNHRLPSEAAELFQRMVSRFSQALERAVPHLDEEELLWRLHFTVGVMVQTLLHADWLPTISQGRSGRPDSETVMRRMTQFCAFGYRAPATDESK; from the coding sequence GTGACGACTGTGAGCAACGAAGCCGAAGCTGGCACCCGCCAGCGGATCATGGAGACCGCCGAGCGCCTTTTTGCGGAGCAGGGCTTTGAGGCGGTTTCTCTGCGGGAGTTGACGCAGGAGGCTGAGGTGAATCTAGCGGCTGTGCATTATCATTTTGGCGGCAAGGAGGAGCTGATTGACCAGATGACTTCTCGTTACATGAATTGGGTGAATGCGGATCGGCTGGCTCTTTTGGAGAAATTGGAAGAGCGGGGGGAGCCGGCTGAGGTGGCAGAGATCGTGGAGGCCTTTCTCCAGCCTTTGCGAACGGTGGTGAGTCAAAGCGAGCGTTCGGAGGCCATTTTTTACAAGTTCATGGGTCGCTGCATTTCGGAGCGAAACCACCGGCTGCCAAGCGAGGCGGCCGAGCTTTTCCAGCGGATGGTGAGTCGCTTTTCTCAGGCGTTGGAGCGGGCCGTTCCCCATCTGGACGAGGAAGAGCTGCTCTGGCGCTTGCACTTCACGGTCGGCGTGATGGTGCAGACTCTTTTGCACGCCGACTGGCTTCCCACGATTTCGCAAGGCCGCTCCGGCCGGCCCGATTCGGAGACGGTGATGCGTCGGATGACTCAATTTTGCGCCTTTGGCTACCGCGCCCCCGCTACAGATGAAAGCAAGTAA